In the Mytilus trossulus isolate FHL-02 chromosome 1, PNRI_Mtr1.1.1.hap1, whole genome shotgun sequence genome, one interval contains:
- the LOC134685977 gene encoding programmed cell death protein 2-like: MVDSNNVELGFVEKTDSHLLCSFHFPSKVGGKPAWLSLSPLPSNKDLECSKCGKILSFLMQVYSPFEESPKAFHRALFVFVCRNVVCCSKNKNDNFCVLRSQLPRDNEFYSPEPPKEEADGPSAKSFQDLCVVCELRGSKRCARCQSATYCSKEHQEADWKTGHKAVCKSNLQTTATETTSKTKVYPACNFPEYELITEPETLATDSEKEKSEEDKLEEYEEFMKSKAAESVLPDSAAKDLEKMAISENSQDQVFMKFKERIQDEQEQVLRYQRNGKPLWVSESHIPEDGDIPNCSCGLPRKFEFQIMPQLLTYLEVDSLGDSIDWGTLCVYTCSGSCDIGNSYHKEFLWKQDFSDSNI, translated from the exons ATGGTGGACAGCAACAACGTGGAATTGGGTTTTGTAGAAAAAACAGACTCTCATTTACTATGTAGCTTTCATTTCCCAAGTAAAGTAGGCGGAAAACCAGCATGGCTTTCGCTTTCACCGTTACCATCAAACAAAGATCTGGAATGTTCAAAATGTGGAAAGATACTATCATTTTTGATGCAAGTGTACAGTCCGTTTGAAGAAAGTCCGAAAGCTTTTCATAGGGCGTTGTTCGTTTTTGTTTGTAGAAATGTTGTATGCTGTAGTaagaataaaaatgacaatttttgtgTACTTAGATCCCAATTGCCTCGTGACAATGAATTTTACAGTCCAGAACCACCAAAGGAAGAGGCTGATGGACCATCTGCAAAATCGTTCCAAGATTTGTGTGTTGTGTGCGAACTAAGGGGGTCGAAACGATGTGCAAGATGCCAGAGTGCAACATACTGCAGTAAAGAACACCAAGAAGCAGACTGGAAAACAGGACATAAGGCAGTGTGCAAAAGTAATTTACAAACGACTGCCACAG AAACTACGAGTAAAACTAAAGTTTATCCTGCCTGCAATTTTCCTGAATATGAACTTATCACTGAACCTGAGACATTGGCTACAGATAGTGAAAAGGAGAAAAGTGAAGAAGACAAGCTAGAGGAATATGAAGAATTTATGAAGTCTAAGGCAGCTGAATCAGTTTTACCTGATAGTGCAGcaaaagatttagaaaagatggCAATATCTGAAAACAGTCAAGATCaagttttcatgaaatttaaagaaagaataCAAGATGAACAAGAGCAA GTCTTGAGATACCAGAGAAATGGAAAGCCTTTGTGGGTGTCTGAATCCCATATTCCAGAAGATGGTGATATCCCTAATTGTTCATGTGGTTTACCAAGAAAATTTGAGTTTCAG ATCATGCCACAGTTGTTGACCTATTTAGAAGTAGACAGTCTAGGTGATAGTATAGACTGGGGTACATTATGTGTGTATACCTGTTCTGGAAGCTGTGATATTGGAAATAGTTACCACAAGGAGTTTTTAtggaagcaagatttttcagattctaatatttga